A genome region from Tolypothrix sp. PCC 7712 includes the following:
- a CDS encoding HEAT repeat domain-containing protein: MNADFQQYLQSVCHTYQCWWEKYTITDVEGRRQNSPFEGLMVATVSPKQDKRDDTQEKTERLPVQEGLRKYAENHVLLVGKPGSGKSTALARLLLEEAEKAKYLGDSGCIPVLLELRQYTTSVMDLIQNFLHRHGLYLDVEIKTLLRNRQFLLLVDGVNELPNKEARRDLKTFRENHPKTPMIFTTRDLGVGGDLGIEQKLEMQPLTEEQMQQFIRAYLPETGEEMLQRLGERLRSFGETPLLLWMLCELFQQTNNIPPNLGLVFRQFTQFYVGKIKDDVGLVEELRGWWKQSLEALAFTMMQGETPTELRVIIDRLEAEEILTKFLEGKVDYPPTRAKELLKDLLKHHLIQISSNEKIEFRHQLLQEYYAAECLLQKLPHISNEKLKRDYLNYLKWTEPLALMLALVEKEAQAVGVVKLALEVDLELGARLAGEVKPEFQKKTVDLILELEVSEAIKMEFLGSTRSGHGFAFVTNGLQNQDANVRITAAWALGEIKDSQAVAPLIQALQDRDSWVRSRAAEALGKIKDRQAVAPLIQALQDRDSWVRSRVAEALAKIKDSQVVAALIQALHDQDSDVRSRVAEALREIKNSQAVVALIQALHDQDSWVRSIAAQALKEIKDSQAVAPLIQALNHQDSWVRSIAAQALGEIKDSQAVAPLIQALNHQDSWVRSIAAQALGKIKDSQAVALLIQALQDRDSSVRRIAAQALGEIKDSQAVAPLIQALHDRDFDVRSSAAQALKEIKDSQAVAPLIQAWNDQDSWVRRIAAQALGEIKDSQAVAPLIQALHDQDSDVRRIAAQALGEIKDSQAVAPLIQALHDQNSDVRRIAAQALGEIKDSQAVAPLIQALHDQNSDVRRIAAQALGEIKDSQAVAPLIQALHDQNSSVRRIAAQALGKIKDSQAVAPLIQALHDQDYQMRSSAAQALGEIKDSQALTALIQALHDQDFWVSIPATQALGENCSSEILPEMWKLRLTGVDDAKYVISKIQERYKFYNHEIFHSPSIETATQTESKPMKYQDFQILVDKNNQIRASSTKEGEALSEFRLDMNEIELALELIELNKTNDKLLKRLGNQLYQALFPNQINARFHATMAGAQANQESVRLRLIFQSPQLAALPWEFLYDAETNIFLGNNIQTVLSRYIDVPLQKRDIITAKLPLKVLLVISSPTDLAPLDATGEATLINSALETHIKAGQIELDIIKEATTRNINQKLREKPYNIFHFIGHGVFKDNKGYIALEDDNKQAKLMDEESFSNFFLGYRSLGLAVLNSCKGAEVSEQQIFAGIAPNLVQRGIPAVVAMQYSIFDTTAKIFADEFYRTLALGYPVDAAIQTTRNAISQEIGLNQRDFATPVLYMRAKDGIILNFHA; the protein is encoded by the coding sequence ATGAACGCTGATTTTCAACAATACCTACAATCTGTCTGCCACACTTACCAATGTTGGTGGGAAAAGTACACCATTACAGATGTAGAAGGGCGTAGACAAAACTCACCGTTTGAGGGCTTGATGGTAGCAACAGTGTCGCCAAAGCAAGACAAACGAGATGACACCCAGGAGAAAACAGAACGCTTACCAGTGCAGGAAGGGTTACGTAAATATGCAGAGAATCATGTATTACTTGTAGGTAAACCAGGTTCAGGCAAATCAACGGCGTTAGCGCGGCTATTGTTGGAAGAAGCAGAGAAAGCAAAATATTTAGGCGATTCGGGGTGCATACCCGTGCTGTTGGAGTTGCGACAATACACAACTTCAGTGATGGATTTGATCCAAAATTTTTTGCACCGACATGGATTATATCTAGATGTAGAAATCAAAACCTTGTTGCGTAACCGGCAATTTTTGCTGCTTGTGGATGGGGTAAACGAGTTACCCAATAAAGAAGCAAGGCGAGATTTAAAAACTTTTCGGGAAAATCACCCCAAAACCCCCATGATTTTTACTACGCGAGATTTGGGCGTAGGTGGCGATTTGGGAATTGAGCAAAAGCTGGAAATGCAACCCCTAACCGAAGAACAGATGCAGCAGTTTATCCGCGCCTATTTGCCGGAAACAGGTGAGGAAATGCTACAGCGTTTAGGTGAAAGATTGCGTTCCTTTGGGGAAACGCCCTTGCTGCTGTGGATGCTGTGTGAGTTATTTCAACAAACAAACAATATACCGCCGAATTTAGGTTTGGTGTTTCGACAGTTTACGCAATTTTATGTCGGCAAAATTAAAGATGATGTTGGATTAGTTGAGGAGTTGCGCGGCTGGTGGAAGCAGTCATTGGAAGCATTGGCTTTCACCATGATGCAAGGAGAAACGCCAACAGAATTGCGAGTCATCATTGATAGGCTTGAGGCGGAAGAAATTTTGACAAAGTTTCTGGAAGGGAAAGTTGATTATCCGCCTACTCGCGCCAAAGAATTGCTGAAAGATTTACTCAAGCATCATTTAATTCAAATTAGTAGCAATGAAAAAATAGAGTTTCGCCACCAGCTGCTTCAGGAATACTACGCTGCGGAATGCCTACTTCAGAAGCTTCCCCATATTAGTAATGAAAAGTTGAAGCGGGATTATCTAAATTATTTAAAGTGGACAGAACCTTTAGCGCTAATGTTGGCTTTAGTGGAGAAAGAAGCGCAAGCAGTAGGCGTGGTGAAGTTAGCTCTAGAGGTGGATTTAGAGTTAGGAGCAAGGTTAGCAGGAGAGGTAAAGCCAGAGTTTCAGAAGAAAACTGTTGATTTAATTCTAGAGTTAGAAGTTTCTGAAGCGATCAAAATGGAGTTTTTAGGCAGCACGCGCTCTGGGCACGGATTTGCATTTGTAACTAATGGACTACAAAATCAAGATGCTAATGTGCGTATAACTGCCGCATGGGCATTAGGAGAAATCAAAGATAGTCAAGCGGTAGCACCATTGATTCAAGCTTTGCAAGATCGAGATTCTTGGGTGCGTAGTCGTGCGGCAGAAGCATTAGGAAAAATCAAAGATAGACAAGCGGTAGCACCATTGATTCAAGCTTTGCAAGATCGAGATTCTTGGGTGCGTAGTCGTGTGGCAGAAGCATTAGCAAAAATCAAAGATAGCCAGGTGGTAGCAGCATTGATTCAAGCTTTGCATGATCAAGACTCTGATGTGCGTAGTCGTGTGGCAGAAGCCCTGAGAGAAATCAAAAATAGCCAGGCGGTAGTAGCATTAATTCAAGCTTTGCACGATCAAGATTCTTGGGTGCGTAGCATTGCCGCACAAGCATTAAAAGAAATCAAAGATAGCCAGGCGGTAGCACCATTGATTCAGGCTTTGAATCATCAAGATTCTTGGGTGCGTAGCATTGCCGCACAAGCATTAGGAGAAATCAAAGATAGCCAGGCGGTAGCACCATTGATCCAGGCTTTGAATCATCAAGATTCTTGGGTGCGTAGCATTGCCGCACAAGCATTAGGGAAAATCAAAGATAGCCAGGCAGTAGCACTGTTGATTCAAGCTTTGCAAGATCGAGATTCTTCTGTGCGTAGGATTGCTGCACAAGCATTAGGAGAAATCAAAGATAGCCAGGCGGTAGCACCATTAATTCAGGCTTTACACGATCGAGATTTTGATGTACGTAGCAGTGCCGCACAAGCATTAAAAGAAATCAAAGATAGCCAGGCGGTAGCACCATTGATTCAGGCTTGGAATGATCAAGATTCTTGGGTGCGTAGGATTGCTGCACAAGCATTAGGAGAAATCAAAGATAGCCAGGCGGTAGCACCATTGATTCAAGCTTTACACGATCAAGATTCTGATGTGCGTAGGATTGCTGCACAAGCATTAGGAGAAATCAAAGATAGCCAGGCGGTAGCACCATTGATTCAGGCTTTGCACGACCAAAATTCTGATGTGCGTAGGATTGCCGCACAAGCATTAGGAGAAATCAAAGATAGCCAGGCGGTAGCACCATTGATTCAAGCTTTGCACGACCAAAATTCTGATGTGCGTAGGATTGCCGCACAAGCATTAGGAGAAATCAAAGATAGCCAGGCGGTAGCACCATTGATTCAGGCTTTGCACGACCAAAATTCTTCTGTGCGTAGAATTGCCGCGCAAGCATTAGGAAAAATTAAAGATAGCCAGGCGGTAGCACCATTGATTCAGGCTTTGCACGATCAAGATTATCAGATGCGTAGCAGTGCCGCACAAGCATTAGGAGAAATCAAAGATAGCCAAGCGTTAACAGCATTGATTCAGGCTTTGCACGATCAAGATTTTTGGGTGAGTATTCCTGCCACACAAGCATTAGGAGAAAACTGTAGCTCTGAAATACTTCCTGAAATGTGGAAGTTACGATTAACTGGGGTAGACGATGCAAAGTATGTAATTTCAAAGATTCAAGAGCGTTACAAATTTTATAACCATGAAATTTTTCATTCCCCCTCAATCGAAACCGCAACTCAAACAGAATCAAAGCCGATGAAATACCAAGATTTTCAAATATTAGTTGATAAAAATAACCAAATTCGCGCCTCTTCAACAAAAGAAGGTGAGGCTTTGAGTGAATTCCGCTTAGACATGAACGAAATTGAACTAGCCTTAGAACTGATTGAGTTAAACAAAACAAATGATAAATTACTCAAAAGATTAGGCAACCAACTTTACCAAGCGCTGTTTCCCAACCAAATTAACGCTCGCTTCCATGCCACAATGGCAGGGGCACAAGCAAATCAAGAAAGCGTTCGTTTGCGCTTAATATTTCAATCTCCGCAATTAGCCGCACTCCCCTGGGAATTTCTTTATGACGCAGAAACCAATATCTTTTTAGGAAACAACATCCAAACAGTGCTTTCTCGCTACATTGATGTTCCCCTGCAAAAACGCGATATCATAACCGCTAAGTTACCCCTAAAAGTGCTACTCGTCATTTCATCTCCTACCGACTTAGCTCCATTAGACGCAACTGGCGAAGCAACGCTGATTAACTCAGCGCTGGAAACACACATCAAAGCAGGTCAAATAGAATTAGATATTATCAAAGAAGCTACCACCCGCAACATTAATCAAAAGCTGCGCGAAAAACCCTACAATATATTCCACTTCATCGGGCATGGTGTTTTTAAAGACAACAAAGGCTACATTGCCCTAGAAGATGACAATAAGCAAGCTAAATTGATGGATGAAGAGAGTTTCTCCAACTTCTTCTTAGGCTACCGTAGCTTGGGGTTAGCTGTACTCAATTCCTGTAAAGGCGCAGAGGTGTCAGAACAGCAAATCTTTGCCGGAATCGCACCCAATCTTGTACAACGGGGAATACCTGCGGTAGTTGCGATGCAATATTCTATCTTTGACACCACCGCCAAGATTTTTGCTGATGAATTTTACCGCACCCTGG